In the genome of Podospora pseudocomata strain CBS 415.72m chromosome 2 map unlocalized CBS415.72m_2.2, whole genome shotgun sequence, one region contains:
- the PRE5 gene encoding Proteasome subunit alpha type-6 (COG:O; MEROPS:MER0000549; BUSCO:EOG09264441; EggNog:ENOG503NW5C) produces the protein MFRNNYDNDSVTFSPQGRIFQVEYAAEAVKQGSVVVGIASKTHAVLVAIKRNAEELSSYQKKLFPIDEHVGIAIAGLTSDARVLSNFMKQQCLGHRLTYSRNMPIRSLVDMIGSKAQINTQHYGKRPYGVGLLVAGVDDSGPHLFEFQPSGMTEEMIAFAIGARSQMARTYLERNLDKFKTSTREELIEHGLRALKESLVQDRELTVENTSVGVVGYVKETKKTEPFQVFDGHEVQRYLELVADDKKEGGPQAATVEDESTAMDVDA, from the exons CTCCCCACAGGGGCGGATATTCCAGGTCGAGTATGCAGCCGAAGCAGTTAAGCAGGGTTCAGTCGTAGTAGGAATCGCCAGCAAAACACACGCCGTCCTCGTAGCGATCAAG CGCAACGCAGAAGAACTCTCCTCGTACCAAAAGAAACTCTTCCCCATCGACGAGCACGTcggcatcgccatcgccggcCTCACCTCGGACGCCCGCGTCCTCTCCAACTTTATGAAGCAGCAATGCCTCGGCCACCGCCTCACCTACTCCCGCAACATGCCCATCCGCTCCCTCGTCGACATGATCGGCTCCAAAGCCCAGATCAACACGCAGCACTACGGAAAGCGCCCCTACGGCGTTGGTCTCCTCGTCGCCGGCGTGGACGATTCCGGCCCTCACCTCTTCGAATTTCAACCGTCGGGCAtgacggaggagatgatTGCCTTTGCCATTGGTGCCAGGTCCCAGATGGCGAGGACGTATCTCGAGAGAAACCTGGACAAGTTCAAGACCAGCACACGGGAGGAGCTGATTGAGCATGGGTTGAGGGCGCTGAAGGAGAGTTTGGTGCAGGATAGAGAGCTGACGGTGGAGAATACCagtgtgggtgtggtgggctATGTCAaggagacgaagaagacggagCCGTTTCAGGTGTTTGATGGGCACGAGGTGCAGAGGTATTTGGAGCTGGTGGCGGATGAtaagaaggagggggggccTCAGGCGGcgacggtggaggatgagagcaCGGCgatggatgttgatgcgTAG
- a CDS encoding uncharacterized protein (EggNog:ENOG503NZWJ; COG:S) — protein MESNGANNNNNNNNNNNETTPKRTKICVYCGASPGFNPIYVEAARSLAREMAKNNIQLVYGGGTVGLMGEVARTLVSLSGPDSVHGIIPEALVRYERDANYSSTIPDPSNPSSRPHTSSTSSLTVPEETVFGRTTIVPDMHTRKRLMAQEVLNGGPGSGFVALAGGYGTLEELFETMTWNQLGIHNKGIVILNINGFYDGIRQWINKSVEEGFIHGGNKNILVEAKTAEEAIRALEEYKVSDAALKLNWSSQ, from the exons ATGGAATCAAACggcgccaacaacaacaacaacaacaacaacaacaacaacgaaacCACCCCCAAGCGCACAAAAATTTGCGTCTACTGCGGCGCCTCCCCAGGCTTCAACCCCATCTACGTCGAAGCCGCCCGCTCACTCGCAAGAGAAATGGCCAAAAACAACATCCAACTAG TCTACGGAGGCGGCACAGTAGGCCTAATGGGCGAAGTAGCCCGTaccctcgtctccctctcCGGACCGGACTCAGTCCACGGCATAATCCCTGAAGCCCTCGTCCGCTACGAGCGCGACGCAAActactcctccaccatccccgacccgtccaacccttcctcccgtccccatacctcctccacctcctccctgacAGTCCCGGAAGAGACAGTCTTCGGCCGGACAACCATCGTCCCCGACATGCACACCCGAAAACGCCTCATGGCCCAAGAGGTCCTCAACGGTGGCCCAGGCTCCGGTTTCGTCGCCCTGGCAGGCGGGTACGGTAccttggaggagctgtttgAGACCATGACGTGGAACCAGCTGGGCATTCACAACAAGGGAATTGTcattctcaacatcaacggTTTCTACGATGGCATCAGGCAGTGGATCAACAAGAGCGTAGAAGAGGGGTTTATCCACGGTGGGAACAAGAACATCCTTGTCGAGGCCAAGACAGCAGAGGAGGCGATCAGGGCGTTGGAAGAGTACAAGGTGTCAGATGCGGCGCTCAAGTTGAACTGGAGCTCGCAATAG
- a CDS encoding uncharacterized protein (EggNog:ENOG503NVEB; COG:S), with translation MPEPVAAAGAEPARQEEQGQSMLMKIFQGLAMWMAMQFVMKQFTGGGQKTTSVTNADGQVVQVATGAIPPYHERPRQLNDGAVYSHIPQSIAPIWPDNSAVDIIVTVSPSFVAEPLDKLPKDTIVFQEKGFRIGNWSDTRVAEGTINVPVPVQKNGTLWGHFYIGLSGAPLDPTRRNYDPGAAYHFVHPLTQYIPKKKESKTRNLLSDNAEVEEVVVEDEPEQAGPIVANYYHPNVSLSFIPGSGTFSFPQAHPAIRQYIRLEATGARDGTGQNGWYYPILFVNTFWQLKSKMTIVNETVTTLPIRIDLNNLADWKFKLMAPIETNSKEQARQAAWGGGMSAGGGDGSEIEMVKEIFMDTNPILLCVTIIVSIAHMILETLAFGSDIAHYRKKKDNVGISVRSILANVFMQTVIFLYLIDQSQNTSWMILGGQGVGILIELWKITTVVNVRVRASPNSLIPYRISFEDKHKLSTTEQKTKEYDEIAFKYMYMAGVPLLLAYAVYSLVYETHKSWYSYIIATLVGSVYAYGFLMMLPSLYINYRLKSVAHMPGKAMMYKFLNTFIDDLFAFTIKMPFLHRLATLRDDVIFFIYIYQRWVYKVDYTRVNEFGQGGDDEEEEEEEEEGAKMIEEKKKEGEVVEEPKEEKEAVKVTGAEKKGKATKRK, from the exons ATGCCGGAACCCGTCGCGGCAGCAGGCGCTGAGCCTGCTCGCCAGGAGGAGCAAGGC CAATCGATGCTCATGAAAATATTCCAAGGTCTTGCGATGTGGATGGCCATGCAGTTTGTTATGAAACAGTTCACAGGAGGCGGCCAAAAGACCACGTCTGTCACCAACGCCGACGGACAGGTAGTCCAAGTCGCAACTGGTGCCATACCACCATACCATGAGCGCCCACGACAGCTGAACGACGGAGCTGTCTACAGCCATATTCCCCAATCCATCGCCCCAATCTGGCCAGACAACAGCGCCGTCGATATCATCGTTACCGTTTCCCCGTCATTCGTTGCTGAGCCTCTCGACAAGCTACCCAAGGACACCATTGTCTTTCAGGAGAAGGGGTTCAGGATTGGCAACTGGAGCGACACAAGAGTTGCCGAGGGAACTATCAATGTGCCAGTTCCTGTTCAGAAAAACGGCACTCTCTGGGGACACTTTTACATTGGATTGTCCGGCGCCCCTCTCGATCCGACTCGGCGCAATTACGATCCTGGTGCTGCTTATCACTTTGTTCACCCTCTGACACAGTAcatccccaagaagaaggagtcCAAGACGAGGAACTTGCTATCTGACAatgccgaggtggaggaagtcgtggtggaggatgaacCCGAGCAGGCTGGCCCGATTGTCGCCAACTACTACCACCCCAACGTGTCGCTGTCCTTCATCCCTGGTAGCGGCACGTTTTCGTTTCCTCAGGCTCATCCAGCTATTCGCCAGTATATCCGTCTCGAGGCAACAGGTGCCCGTGACGGAACTGGCCAGAATGGATGGTACTaccccatcctcttcgtcaACACCTTCTGGCAGCTCAAGTCCAAGATGACCATCGTGAACGAGACCGTGACCACTTTGCCCATCCGCATTGACCTCAACAACCTGGCCGACTGGAAGTTCAAGCTCATGGCCCCCATTGAGACGAACAGCAAGGAACAAGCTCGCCAGGCGGCCTGGGGAGGCGGCATGTCAGCCGGTGGTGGCGACGGCAGCGAGATCGAGATGGTCAAGGAGATCTTCAtggacaccaaccccatcctcctctgcgtcaccatcatcgtcagCATCGCGCACATGATCCTCGAGACTTTGGCTTTCGGCTCTGATATCGCCCATTaccgcaagaagaaggacaatgTTGGTATTTCCGTCAgatccatcctcgccaacgtCTTCATGCAAACCGTCATTTTTCTCTACTTGATCGACCAATCCCAAAACACCTCCTGGATGATCCTCGGAGGCCAAGGCGTTGGCATCCTGATCGAACTCTGGAAAATCACCACCGTCGTCAACGTCCGCGTCCGcgcctcccccaactccctcatcCCTTACCGCATCTCCTTTGAAGACAAGCACAAGCTCAGCACCACGGAGCAAAAGACTAAAGAGTACGACGAGATCGCCTTCAAGTACATGTACATGGCCGGCgtgcctctcctcctcgcctaCGCGGTTTATTCCCTGGTGTATGAAACCCACAAGTCGTGGTACAGCTACATCATCGCCACGCTTGTCGGTTCGGTCTACGCCTATGGgttcttgatgatgctgccGAGCTTGTATATCAACTACAGACTGAAAAGCGTGGCGCACATGCCGGGTAAGGCGATGATGTACAAATTTTTGAACACGTTTATTGATGACTTGTTTGCGTTTACGATCAAGATGCCGTTTCTGCATCGGTTGGCGACCTTGAGGGATGATGTGATTTTCTTTATTTATATTTATCAGAGGTGGGTGTACAAGGTTGATTATACCAGGGTCAACGAGTTTGGtcaggggggtgatgatgaggaggaggaggaggaggaggaggaaggggccaagatgattgaggagaagaagaaggaaggggaggttgtggaggagccgaaggaggagaaggaggcggttAAAGTGACGggggctgagaagaaggggaaggcgacCAAGAGGAAATGA
- the SEC22 gene encoding SNAP receptor (BUSCO:EOG09264IG5; COG:U; EggNog:ENOG503NUVF), whose protein sequence is MIRSTQIARIDGVMLCASTDTSPSDPPDLAEVKSQIKLILRRLTRTSNPQASISSGAYTIHYLLQSDIVYLTITDASYPRKLAFTYLSDLATEFSTTYPQQQLMSTILRPYAFMEFDTFISRTKATYSDARATQNLDKLNDELRDVTKFMTKNIEDLLYRGDSLERMGELSSRLRDDSAKYRKAAVRINWDLMLKQYGPFAGLGLFILIFVWWRFF, encoded by the exons ATGATCCGCTCAACCCAAATCGCCCGCATAGACG GAGTAATGCTCTGCGCCTCAACAgacacctccccctccgacccCCCCGACCTAGCCGAAGTAAAATCCCAAATCAAGctcatcctccgccgcctaACCCGCacttccaacccccaagccaGCATCTCGTCAGGCGCCTACACAATCCACTACCTCCTCCAGTCCGACATCGtctacctcaccatcaccgacgCCTCCTACCCCCGCAAGCTCGCCTTCACCTACCTCTCCGACCTCGCCACCGAGttctccaccacctacccccagcagcagctcatgtccaccatcctccgcccCTACGCCTTTATGGAGTTTGACACCTTCATCAGCCGGACAAAAGCTACCTATTCTGACGCGAGGGCGACGCAGAACCTGGACAAGCTCAATGATGAGCTGAGGGACGTGACAAAGTTCATGACCAAGAATATTGAGGATTTGCTGTATCGGGGGGACAGCCTGGAGAGGATGGGCGAGTTGAGCAGTAGGTTGAGGGATGATAGCGCAAAGTATCGCAAGGCGGCCGTGAGGATCAATTGGGATTTGATGCTGAAGCAGTATGGGCCTTTTGccgggttggggttgtttatATTGATTTTTGTCTGGTGGAGGTTTTTCTAG
- a CDS encoding uncharacterized protein (EggNog:ENOG503P5J1; COG:S), which yields MGDSSSGALRALSKSPDVQSPGAAPKGPENTPYRDFDREIPDSQEDDDDGGYADYSRATRGSHKRRSCDEPLVSRSKKAKTAAQSRAGLKRARKFQHPQVWGKNSGLLQLRNGNALRDLLLAPGSWNRLGEADRQTILAKLPNGYQLDGKPDVASLTNDNNFRDDCSQYYNSIRDGHLTENWLTKAWKAHYKDVRGDFKKHLFNAFMDNFMEDASEKPKRVDKGTGNKLGTESSKKTETETSKKPDAESNKKADTESSKEADTDSSMKTDTDSSKKMDTETSKKPEAESNKKADTESNKEADTETSKKTDTETSKQPDAESNKKADTESSKETEAEASKKADDELAPAGDNKTQDATGKAPSPKATD from the exons ATGGGTGACTCTAGCTCTGGTGCGCTAAGGGCCCTGTCGAAGAGTCCTGATGTCCAAAGCCCCGGGGCCGCGCCCAAGGGTCCTGAAAACACGCCCTATCGAGACTTCGATCGCGAAATCCCGGATTCtcaagaggatgatgacgacggcgGTTATGCTGACTACTCTCGAGCCACAAGAGGCTCCCATAAGCGTAGAAGCTGTGACGAGCCTCTGGTTTCAAGGTCTAAGAAGGCCAAGACTGCTGCTCAGTCCAGGGCGGGGCTTAAGAGAGCCCGTAAATTCCAACACCCGCAAGTTTGGGGAAAGAATTCAGGTCTCTTGCAGCTGCGCAACGGCAATGCCCTTCGC GATTTGTTGTTGGCTCCTGGATCATGGAACCGTTTGGGCGAGGCCGATCGCCAGACCATCTTGGCCAAATTGCCCAACGGATACCAGCTTGACGGGAAACCCGATGTTGCATCTCTGACAAACGACAACAACTTTCGCGACGACTGCTCGCAATACTACAACAGCATCCGGGACGGCCATCTAACTGAGAATTGGCTTACCAAGGCATGGAAAGCCCACTACAAAGATGTGCGCGGCGATTTCAAGAAGCATCTTTTCAATGCGTTCATGGACAACTTCATGGAGGATGCTTCTGAGAAGCCCAAGAGGGTCGACAAGGGAACGGGCAACAAATTGGGAACTGAATCCAGCAAGAAGACGGAAACGGAGACCAGCAAGAAGCCGGACGCAGAGTCGAACAAGAAAGCAGACACAGAGTCTAGCAAGGAAGCCGACACAGATTCCAGCATGAAGACGGACACAGATTCCAGCAAGAAGATGGACACCGAGACCAGCAAGAAGCCGGAAGCAGAATCGAACAAGAAAGCAGACACAGAGTCTAACAAGGAGGCCGACACCGAGACCAGCAAGAAGACGGACACCGAGACCAGCAAGCAGCCGGACGCAGAGTCGAACAAGAAAGCAGACACAGAGTCTAGCAAGGAGACCGAAGCTGAGGCCAGCAAGAAGGCTGATGACGAACTGGCGCCGGCTGGTGATAACAAAACACAAGATGCCACTGGCAAAGCTCCTTCGCCCAAGGCCACTGACTAG
- a CDS encoding uncharacterized protein (COG:S; EggNog:ENOG503NXMC), translating into MSPSAASHHRSHSLLLLQKLLNLRDKASPLTLILDNLEQPAHPVLNEFMTRAKISKAKIIFIALSTLKKPPLADVFIRGRHKSLQQLASEIIPHVTPSPSSPNQKNILLFDTIHPLLSTPSHLPSFLQSIIPPLTTSCLLVYHTDIPLLPQSTPYTPTPLSVLTHLSTSILTLTPLSHVLATKAAEDKSLPAPVFGLRSSREGVLLSLRPPSSPQGVVITMELRRKSGRVVQEKFVLFPSPPTTTAQHRQQTKGVGGVILLSDHPAFSTATTEEEGEGIQATFNLGLTEKQRRDREGVVLPYFDAQTEVGGGEGGRILYDMGREDDFDEEEDEI; encoded by the exons ATGTCGCCCTCAGCAGCCTCCCATCACCGCTCGCACTCGCTCCTCCTACTCCAAAAGCTTCTGAATCTTCGCGACAAAGCCTCACCACTCACACTCattcttgacaacctcgagCAGCCAGCTCACCCAGTCCTCAATGAGTTCATGACCCGAGCCAAG ATCTCTAAAGCGAAAATAATCTTCATTGCCCTCTCTACCCTCAAGAAGCCACCCCTTGCCGACGTCTTCATCCGCGGCCGTCACAAatctcttcaacaactcgCCTCCGAAATAATCCCCCACgtcacaccctccccctcctccccaaaccaaa AAAACATCTTACTCTTCGATacaatccaccccctcctctcgaccccctcccacctcccctccttcctccaatccatcatcccccccctaACCACCTCTTGTCTACTAGTCTACCACACCGacatcccccttctcccccaatccaccccctacaccccaacccctctaTCAGTCCtaacccacctctccacctcgatcctcaccctcacccccctctcccacgtcCTAGCCACCAAAGCCGCAGAGGATAaatccctccccgcccccgtcTTCGGCCTCCGCTCATCCCGCGAAggcgtcctcctctccctccgccccccatcctccccccaaggGGTGGTGATAACGATGGAACTCCGCCGCAAATCAGGCCGCGTCGTCCAAGAGAAGTTCGTCCTCTTCCCgtcacccccaacaacaaccgctcaacaccgacaacaaACAAAGGGTGTCGGCGGAGTGATCCTCCTGTCTGACCACCCCGCTTTTtccacagcaacaacggaagaggagggggaaggaaTCCAGGCTACCTTCAACCTCGGCCTCACCGAAAAACAACGCCGCGACCGCGAAGGCGTTGTTCTCCCCTACTTTGACGCCCAGACcgaggtgggtgggggggaggggggcaggaTATTGTATGacatggggagggaggacgattttgatgaggaggaggatgagatttAG
- a CDS encoding uncharacterized protein (EggNog:ENOG503P6QQ; COG:S) codes for MADRNHGSSRRGGDRSHYDNRDRDRDRDRRRDQDRRRDRDDDKSRHHHHDRSSRDHYGRDRDRDRDRDRDRDRDRDSRRYRSGSRDRNDRRRSRSPRGDNRRDDRGKGYRQRDEPRGDREKDRGNNTPGNAETLGSEKPPTKELQPPQRRPPPVGSPSRSESPDRGFDREFGGNKPTETLPTRSKPTSTNASTPVAAPVSFKVKPRDDHDGTYSRGRSEEHDEYHQSRGRFDADPMDEDEEDDVVVEDDGLDDMAAMMGFGGFGTTKGKKVTGNNVGAVKKEKKTEYRQYMNRVGGFNRPLSPPR; via the exons ATGGCGGACAGAAACCACGGCAGCTCCCGTCGCGGAGGCGATAGATCACACTATGATaacagagacagagacagagacagagatCGCCGTCGCGACCAAGACAGGCGCAGAGACCGCGACGACGATAAGAGcagacatcaccaccacgatCGGTCATCGCGCGATCATTACGGGAG agacagagacagagacagagacagggacagagacagagatAGAGACAGAGATAGCAGAAGATACCGCTCTGGATCAAGAGACAGAAATGACCGCAGGCGATCACGTTCTCCCCGAGGCGACAACAGGCGAGATGACAGGGGCAAAGGGTATCGTCAACGGGATGAGCCGAGAGGAGACAGGGAGAAGGATCGAGGAAATAACACCCCAGGTAATGCTGAGACTTTAGGCAGCG AGAAACCACCCACCAAAGaacttcaacctccccagcGCCGCCCCCCACCAGTCGGCTCCCCCAGTCGCTCAGAAAGCCCCGACAGAGGCTTCGACCGCGAATTTGGTGGCAACAAACCCACGGAAACACTCCCCACCCGCTCCAAACCAACCAGCACCAACGCGTCGACCCCTGTCGCAGCACCTGTTTCTTTCAAGGTTAAGCCACGGGACGATCATGACGGGACATACTCTCGAGGCCGTAGCGAGGAACACGACGAGTACCACCAGTCAAGAGGGCGGTTCGATGCCGACCCTatggatgaggacgaggaagacgacgttgtcgtcgaggaCGACGGGCTGGACGACATGGCTGCTATGATGGGCTTTGGCGGGTTTGGCACGACGAAGGGAAAGAAGGTTACTGGAAACAATGTGGGAGcggtcaagaaggagaagaagacggagtATCGCCAGTACATGAACCGGGTTGGTGGTTTCAACAGGCCTCTGAGTCCCCCTCGTTAG
- a CDS encoding uncharacterized protein (EggNog:ENOG503P6QQ; COG:S), which yields MGSSKKDRAESVLSAPAPSIKSEKREKRSSKKSSSSRLEDVAESVYEDEQHKKRKKEKKEKKRKAAAAEAEGEDVTATEEVTDNLLTAEDERPKKKKKNKRDDDDEVKRVKKRKEEEEEEEEEEEEGSDGGRRSRARSRGGRGGRGRRRRRRRDGGGEENPPATTETAPAADNWRVDALSGGESRQSKFMRLLGGGKKPTTTTTTTPGSARPRLDINHVSAELEQQFSAGIRQKFETGGQKPFEVRAKWEWAVTTHQQLYYWVRVRDLGLYFWDNKMMTGRVVLWGVVGWANWARFGLEINKNKKNGYRNRKEQRHFQRGYEGQRGFWGGRKVEEVVEDKEHDYRKALRESRVYAGRREFEGRREHKVRDYESRRDYGSRREHRERREYDDRRE from the exons ATGGGCTCCTCCAAAAAAGACCGCGCGGAATCCGTCCTCAgcgcccccgccccctccatcaagaGCGAGAAGCGGGAGAAGAGATCGTCCAAGAAGTCGTCTTCCTCCAGACTGGAGGATGTAGCCGAGTCGGTTTATGAAGACGAACAACACAAGAAGCGtaaaaaggagaagaaggagaagaagcgcaaggctgctgctgcggaggcggagggcgaggatgtaACTGCTACCGAAGAGGTGACTGACAACCTTCTCACCGCGGAGGACGAGaggcccaagaagaagaagaagaacaagagggatgatgatgatgaggtgaagagggtcaagaagaggaaggaggaggaggaggaggaggaggaggaggaggaggaggggtcggaTGGGGGGAGACGATCAAGAGCAAGGAGtcgaggcggaagaggagggagagggaggaggaggaggagaaggagagacggaggagg ggaggagaacCCCCCCGCCACTACCGAAACCGCCCCTGCAGCCGACAACTGGCGCGTTGATGCCCTCTCTGGCGGAGAATCCCGCCAGTCCAAGTTCATGCGTCTGCTCGGCGGGGGCAaaaagcccaccaccaccaccaccaccactcccggGTCTGCCCGTCCCCGTCTGGACATCAACCACGTCTCGGCAGAACTCGAACAGCAGTTCAGCGCCGGCATCCGCCAGAAATTCGAGACTGGGGGGCAAAAAC CGTTTGAAGTGCGTGCGAAGTGGGAGTGGGCTGTGACGACTCACCAGCAGTTGTACTactgggtgagggtgagggattTGGGCTTGTACTTTTGGGACAACAAGATGATGAccgggagggtggtgttgtggggggtggttgggtgggCCAACTGGGCGAGGTTTGGGCTGGagatcaacaagaacaagaagaacggGTACAGGAACCGGAAGGAACAGAGGCATTTCCAGAGGGGGTATGAAGGGcagagggggttttggggtgggagaaaggtggaagaggtggtggaggataaGGAGCATGATTACCGGAAAGCGTTGAGGGAGAGTAGGGTGTATGCGGGCAggagggagtttgaggggaggagggaacaCAAGGTTAGGGATTATGAGAGCCGGAGAGATTATGGGAGTCGGAGGGAGCAcagagagaggagggagtaTGATGACCGCAGGGAGTGA
- a CDS encoding uncharacterized protein (EggNog:ENOG503P8WP; COG:U), translating into MAQTPTQRRANQKFAKENEARMGKNIEQIKKKVPKEQLKSPISPVWLGVLGFIIFGGLVFEALSRIFGR; encoded by the exons ATG GCCCAAACACCCACCCAAAGGCGAGCCAACCAAAAGTTCGCCAAGGAGAACGAGGCGCGCATGGGCAAGAACATCgagcagatcaagaagaaggtccCCAAGGAGCAGCTCAAGTCGCCAATCAGCCCCGTGTGGTTGG gCGTCCTAGGCTTCATCATCTTTGGCGGTCTCGTCTTTGAGGCGCTGAGCCGTATCTTTGGCCGGTAA
- a CDS encoding uncharacterized protein (EggNog:ENOG503P8QV), which produces MSRPTTNKMSPLRTTLPRLPVSRRSIFTLSQLRQYSSSSQKPTSQTGVFYKAWTRPVAKTALLAVFVYQLAYWGWSKLEVDDIKEQKKAEIIRLEAQVKKLQDDKRREEK; this is translated from the exons ATGAGCaggccaacaacaaacaagatgTCGCCCCTCAGaacaaccctcccccgcctcccagTCTCCAGACGCTCAATATTCACCCTCTCACAACTCAGACAAtactcctcttcctctcaaaAACCCACCTCCCAGACAGGAGTCTTCTACAAAGCCTGGACCAGACCAGTCGCCAAGACAGCCCTCCTCGCAGTATTTGTATACCAGCTGGCCTACTGGGGTTGGTCAAAGCTAGAGGTGGATGACATCAAGGAGCAAAAAAAAG CCGAGATCATCAGGCTGGAAGCCCAGGTCAAGAAACTGCAGGATGacaagaggagagaggagaaaTGA